The Thermoproteales archaeon genome includes the window TATTGCTTTCCTAATATATTCCGCCCAGTTTATATCGATCTCCTCCATTTTCTCCCTAAGTTCTTTCGGAATCTTTATAGAGTAAGTTATAAGTCTACTCATTGGTAGCACCGAAATATATTATAAAACGGTACAACATATAAATATTATCATGCCGGGGGTAGATTGAAAACTAGTTTATTTTTAAACATTTTACTAGCGGAGTATAACTGTCGAAGCTATATTAATTGGAAGGCATAAAGCCATAGCTGTAAGGATTCCGGAGCTAAAGTATCTTCAAGACTATAGAAATGGTAGAGGTGATATACTCTCAATCGAGATCACTAATGTTAAAATCGCTTTAATTTAAAAAGGCGCGACGACTAAAATTTTTCAGTCATAGAAGATATACCATATTCTTCACGCAGTAAACCAGAGAGAAACATAAGACCGACAAAACTTAACAACTAACCCTTATGAAAACCTTAAATTCTCTACATACTTTTTCTTAACAGTACAGGAAATGCTATAAATGAAATCTGTCATTAGCTTGACAAATATCCAAGCACAACCACAACAAAAATCAAAATGGAGCTATAAAACTGGTGAAGATGTTTATAGTGGTGTTGTTTCTGCCGACGGCAAGTTTATAGCAGCAGACTTTGATGACAACTTGTTCTTAACCTCTTCTCCCTAACTTTTATAATCAAATACGTGTCCTTCGAGACGCCAACAGTTGTAGCAATTATCTTTACAATTTTCTTAACTAATTCACTAGAAGGTTTTAATGTTGGAAGTTATATATGATTGACTTTCTTAGTAAAACTATAAGGTATATTTACAAATAATAGCTGGTAATATCATTTTATTGTTATCGCGTTTTTGGGACAGTTTTCTAGGCAAAGTCCGCATTTATCGCAAAGGACGTCGTACATCGGGTATATGATATACCTGCTGGGCGACGAGCCTGGACTCTTCGGCTTCTCGGCCGGAGCTAGCATCAACACCTTTTTCGGGCATGTCTTTACGCAAATCATGCATTCTTCTGGATGTAAACATTTACTCTTGTCGTATATTATTTTAGGCATACTAACGCACCTAGGCGTCTATTTTGGTAAACTACTTCTCTCCACTAGCTTTATAGCACCTCTATCGCATGCCTCTCTGCAAAGTCCGCAGCCATAACAAAGAGAAGCGTCGATGATTATCGTCTTGCTGGACGGTTTAAATCTTATCGCATTAAACTGACATTTTAATACGCATTTTGGATTTCCATTACACAAGTCACATAGCCCTGGGTCGATTACCGCTATATAATGCGATTTTTTGTAAGAGTTTTCAATACCATAAAGGAGCGCGTTTCTAAGAGCAGAGCAGTATTTTTTCTCGCAGTTGCATATAGCTATCACGTATGGGATTTTCGCCCAGAACACGCCGTGTACGTATCCCTTTCTATCCCATTCTTTTAATAGACTGGCAGCTTCTTTTTTCGATACCTCTTCTATAGGATCTTGCGGCTTGTATTTTGGCCAGAGATCCTTCACCAGCCCGAAATTTAGACACGTTAACTCCGTCTCTCCCCCGAAGAGATATCTACAGTAGCATGGTATAAGAACGTGGTTGTGGGCGATCTCGACGATCTGTAGGGCATCTTCTAGGGGAACAACTTGACCCCCGTGGAGCTCGTATGCTTTTTTATTAACCAATGGCTTTAGTAGATATTTTAGGGGGCCTAGTTTTGGAAAAAACTTGGAGAGCCTGGAAGTGTTGTATATATAGTATTCAAGCCTATAACCAGTTATGTCTTCGATCACTTTCATCCTAGCTTTATTG containing:
- a CDS encoding PQQ-binding-like beta-propeller repeat protein, which encodes MKSVISLTNIQAQPQQKSKWSYKTGEDVYSGVVSADGKFIAADFDDNLFLTSSP
- a CDS encoding 4Fe-4S dicluster domain-containing protein codes for the protein MPKIIYDKSKCLHPEECMICVKTCPKKVLMLAPAEKPKSPGSSPSRYIIYPMYDVLCDKCGLCLENCPKNAITIK
- a CDS encoding 4Fe-4S binding protein, which codes for MCDICEKHRKNVKWYLDPDNYKDELVLNNKARMKVIEDITGYRLEYYIYNTSRLSKFFPKLGPLKYLLKPLVNKKAYELHGGQVVPLEDALQIVEIAHNHVLIPCYCRYLFGGETELTCLNFGLVKDLWPKYKPQDPIEEVSKKEAASLLKEWDRKGYVHGVFWAKIPYVIAICNCEKKYCSALRNALLYGIENSYKKSHYIAVIDPGLCDLCNGNPKCVLKCQFNAIRFKPSSKTIIIDASLCYGCGLCREACDRGAIKLVERSSLPK